A single window of Hymenobacter sp. APR13 DNA harbors:
- the floA gene encoding flotillin-like protein FloA (flotillin-like protein involved in membrane lipid rafts), with translation MNPPFLPIIVGAVVLLVFLYFFPISLWITALFSGVKVSLFQLAFMRVRKVPPSLIVNSMITSTKAGLELTANDLETHYLAGGNIPSVIKALISADKANIPLTFKQATAIDLAGRDVFEAVTTSVNPKVINTPNVAAVAQDGIQLIAKARITVRANITQLVGGAGEETILARVGEGIVTSIGSSKSHKEVLENPDKISKLVLSKGLDAGTAFEILSIDIADIDIGENIGAKLQIDQATADLKVAEAKAEERRAMAVAVEQENRAKTQEAKARVVEAEAEIPKAIAEAFRSGNLGVMDYYKMRNVQADTDMRDSIANPGGQSSSSKPGRDEGRLS, from the coding sequence ATGAATCCTCCCTTCCTTCCGATTATCGTCGGGGCCGTTGTGCTGCTGGTGTTTCTGTACTTCTTCCCCATCAGCCTCTGGATTACGGCGCTGTTTTCGGGGGTGAAGGTGAGTTTGTTCCAGCTGGCGTTTATGCGGGTGCGCAAAGTGCCGCCGTCCCTCATCGTCAATTCCATGATTACGAGCACCAAGGCCGGCCTGGAGCTGACTGCTAACGACCTGGAAACCCACTACCTGGCCGGCGGCAACATTCCCAGCGTCATCAAGGCCCTGATTTCGGCCGATAAGGCCAACATCCCGCTCACCTTCAAGCAGGCCACCGCTATCGACTTGGCCGGGCGCGACGTATTCGAGGCTGTAACGACCAGCGTAAACCCCAAAGTCATCAACACGCCCAACGTGGCGGCCGTGGCACAGGACGGTATCCAGCTGATTGCCAAGGCCCGGATTACGGTGCGCGCCAACATCACGCAGCTGGTGGGCGGCGCCGGCGAGGAAACCATCCTGGCCCGCGTTGGCGAAGGCATCGTGACCAGCATCGGCTCGTCGAAGTCGCACAAGGAAGTGCTCGAAAACCCCGACAAGATTTCCAAGCTCGTGCTCAGCAAGGGCCTCGATGCCGGCACCGCCTTCGAAATCCTGAGCATCGACATTGCCGACATCGACATCGGAGAGAACATCGGCGCCAAGCTCCAGATCGACCAGGCCACTGCCGACCTCAAAGTGGCCGAAGCCAAGGCCGAGGAGCGCCGCGCCATGGCCGTGGCCGTGGAGCAGGAAAACCGCGCCAAAACCCAGGAAGCCAAAGCCCGCGTGGTGGAGGCCGAAGCCGAAATCCCGAAGGCCATTGCCGAAGCCTTCCGCTCCGGCAACTTGGGCGTGATGGACTACTACAAAATGCGCAACGTACAGGCCGACACCGACATGCGCGACTCCATCGCCAACCCCGGTGGCCAGAGCAGCAGCAGCAAGCCCGGCCGCGACGAAGGGCGGCTGTCGTAG
- a CDS encoding NfeD family protein, giving the protein MDWLTVALLLLFGLMFLAAEVIFIPGTTVVGLLGFALLAAGVWFAYRDLGSGTGHVLLASSVVVAGLLVYVGLRPKNLARVALNDVNSGHVRDARLPDVQPGTTGRTLSALRPAGTVLFAENRREVTTRGEFVAAGTEVRVLRIEQNRIVVEANS; this is encoded by the coding sequence ATGGACTGGCTTACCGTTGCGCTGCTTTTGCTTTTTGGCCTGATGTTTCTGGCGGCCGAAGTCATCTTTATTCCGGGCACGACGGTGGTGGGGCTGCTGGGCTTTGCGCTGCTGGCGGCCGGCGTCTGGTTTGCCTACCGCGACCTGGGCTCCGGCACCGGGCACGTACTGCTGGCCTCGTCGGTGGTGGTGGCGGGGCTGCTGGTGTACGTGGGGCTGCGGCCCAAAAACCTGGCCCGCGTGGCCCTCAACGACGTGAACAGCGGCCACGTGCGCGACGCCCGCCTGCCCGACGTGCAGCCCGGCACCACCGGCCGCACGCTCTCGGCCCTGCGCCCGGCCGGCACCGTGCTCTTCGCCGAAAACCGCCGCGAGGTAACTACCCGCGGCGAGTTTGTAGCGGCCGGCACCGAGGTGCGCGTGCTGCGCATCGAGCAAAACCGCATTGTGGTGGAAGCAAATAGTTGA
- a CDS encoding OmpA family protein translates to MSVQKFLLSVGLVVGGFVSVQAQHAVWAAKVAAVSSQKAEGKEAFSPEKVLGEPNAQPLGQVSNEAWIPRKESNDEFIEVRFGKSLIAKQVTVVENFNPGSVVKIELIDTRGGKHQVYANDSPGPIPEQFRSLQVTFSPGTYRTIGVLVTMNTKAVNGVNQIDAIGIADVAETMVKKEFKSESEGVKIDSAMVNLGPNVNSKYVDTHPVISPDGRTLFFARQESPQNVGGANDVQDVWYSTLGNAKSKPWNPAKNIGGPINTPGPNGLASVSSDGNTAVLINVYNEDGTLDPKGVSMSKRTKTGWSRPEKINIEDFYNDDEENVDYFLGTSGKVLLMAVERKDGQGGQDIFVSFRNADGKSWSKPRSLGPSINTKKPEFAPFLASDGKTLYFASEGHGGYGKSDVFYSKRLDDSWTNWTKPRNLGPNVNSPDFDAYYVVSAAGEDAYLVSTRNGTGNSKDIFRIGLTPQFKPEVVTLVRGRVLDAATKKPVPATIKYENLLTGEEIGVAETNPVDGSYTIVLPSGIQYGYRAEAPNYLAEADNLDVTDRQKYSEVTQDLYLVPFAVGQTIKLNNIFFAQSKYYLRENSYPELLRLVRTLKEYPNVEIKLEGHTDNQGDPALNLKLSQDRVNEVKKFLVQKGIKSTRIATEGYGDTKPVASNDQEETRKLNRRVEFRITKK, encoded by the coding sequence ATGAGTGTTCAGAAATTTCTACTGTCGGTAGGGTTGGTAGTGGGAGGGTTCGTGAGCGTACAGGCACAACACGCCGTGTGGGCGGCGAAAGTAGCGGCGGTATCGTCGCAGAAAGCGGAGGGTAAAGAGGCCTTCTCGCCGGAGAAAGTATTGGGCGAGCCCAATGCCCAGCCGCTGGGTCAGGTCAGCAACGAAGCCTGGATTCCGCGCAAGGAAAGCAACGACGAATTTATTGAGGTGCGCTTTGGCAAGTCTTTGATTGCCAAACAGGTGACGGTGGTGGAGAATTTCAACCCCGGCTCCGTGGTCAAGATTGAGCTGATTGATACCCGCGGCGGCAAGCACCAGGTGTACGCCAACGACAGCCCAGGCCCGATTCCGGAGCAGTTTCGCTCGTTGCAGGTGACGTTTTCGCCGGGCACCTACCGCACCATCGGCGTGCTCGTGACCATGAACACCAAGGCCGTGAACGGCGTCAACCAGATCGACGCCATCGGCATTGCCGACGTGGCCGAAACGATGGTGAAGAAGGAGTTTAAGAGCGAGTCGGAGGGCGTGAAGATTGACTCGGCCATGGTGAACCTGGGCCCGAACGTCAACTCCAAGTACGTGGACACGCACCCGGTTATCTCGCCCGACGGCCGCACGCTGTTTTTTGCGCGCCAGGAAAGCCCCCAGAATGTGGGCGGCGCTAATGACGTGCAGGACGTGTGGTACAGCACCCTGGGCAACGCCAAAAGCAAGCCCTGGAACCCGGCCAAGAACATCGGCGGCCCCATCAACACGCCCGGCCCCAACGGCCTGGCCTCGGTGTCGTCGGACGGCAATACGGCCGTGCTCATCAACGTTTACAACGAAGACGGCACGCTCGACCCCAAGGGCGTGAGCATGAGCAAGCGCACCAAAACCGGCTGGAGCCGCCCCGAGAAGATCAACATTGAGGATTTCTACAACGACGACGAGGAAAACGTCGACTACTTCCTGGGCACTTCGGGCAAGGTGTTGCTGATGGCCGTGGAGCGCAAAGACGGGCAGGGCGGCCAGGATATTTTCGTGAGCTTCCGCAACGCCGACGGCAAATCGTGGAGCAAACCGCGCAGCCTCGGGCCCAGCATCAACACCAAAAAGCCAGAGTTTGCGCCTTTTTTGGCTTCGGATGGCAAGACGCTGTACTTCGCCTCGGAGGGCCATGGCGGCTACGGCAAGAGCGACGTATTCTACAGCAAGCGCCTCGACGACAGCTGGACCAACTGGACCAAGCCCCGCAACCTGGGCCCCAACGTCAACTCCCCCGATTTCGACGCCTACTACGTGGTGTCGGCGGCCGGCGAGGATGCCTACTTGGTTTCCACGCGCAATGGCACCGGCAACTCCAAAGACATCTTCCGCATCGGCCTCACGCCCCAGTTCAAGCCCGAAGTGGTGACGTTGGTGCGCGGCCGGGTACTGGACGCTGCCACCAAAAAGCCGGTGCCGGCTACCATCAAATACGAAAACCTGCTCACGGGCGAGGAAATCGGGGTGGCCGAAACCAACCCGGTGGACGGCTCCTACACCATCGTGCTGCCCTCGGGCATTCAGTACGGCTACCGCGCCGAGGCCCCCAACTACCTGGCCGAAGCCGACAACCTCGATGTGACGGACCGCCAGAAGTATTCCGAAGTCACGCAGGATTTGTACCTCGTGCCCTTCGCCGTGGGCCAGACCATCAAGCTGAACAACATCTTCTTCGCTCAGAGCAAGTACTACCTGCGCGAAAACTCCTACCCCGAGCTGCTGCGCCTGGTGCGCACGCTCAAGGAGTACCCAAACGTGGAAATCAAGCTGGAAGGCCACACCGATAACCAAGGCGACCCGGCCCTAAACCTGAAGCTCAGCCAGGACCGCGTGAACGAGGTAAAGAAGTTTCTGGTGCAGAAGGGCATCAAAAGCACCCGCATTGCCACCGAAGGCTACGGCGACACCAAGCCCGTTGCCAGCAACGACCAGGAAGAAACCCGCAAGCTCAACCGCCGCGTGGAGTTCCGGATTACGAAGAAGTAG
- the proS gene encoding proline--tRNA ligase has translation MSKSLPKRSEDYSLWYNELVKRAGLAENSAVRGCMVIKPYGYAIWEKMQRTLDDMFKRTGHQNAYFPLFVPKSLFEAEEKNAEGFAKECAVVTHYRLQTDPDNPGKLRVDPNAKLEEELVVRPTSEAIIWSTYKGWIQSYRDLPLLINQWANVVRWEMRTRLFLRTAEFLWQEGHTAHATAEEAVAETRQMLEVYAQFAEEWMALPVVKGVKTENERFAGAEDTYCIEGLMQDGKALQAGTSHFLGQNFAKAFDVQFQSKEGGLEYVWGTSWGVSTRLMGALVMAHSDDEGLVLPPKLAPIQVVIVPIYKSGQLDELLERIRPMQMGLLERGISVKVDDRDTERPGYKFAEWELKGVPVRLAVGMRDLDAGTVEVARRDTKEKMNLPLADIVNSVAALLDDIQTNIYNRAHKFRETHTHRVDTYEQFKQALEGEGGFVVAHWDGTPETEERIKEETKATIRCMALSEPDEDGTCILTGKPSKRRVYFARAY, from the coding sequence ATGAGCAAAAGTTTGCCCAAGCGGAGCGAGGATTATTCCCTGTGGTACAATGAGTTGGTGAAGCGCGCCGGCCTGGCTGAGAATTCCGCTGTACGAGGCTGCATGGTGATTAAACCATACGGGTACGCCATCTGGGAGAAAATGCAGCGTACGCTCGACGATATGTTCAAGCGCACGGGCCATCAAAACGCTTATTTCCCGCTGTTTGTCCCCAAAAGTTTGTTCGAGGCGGAAGAAAAAAACGCCGAGGGTTTTGCCAAGGAATGCGCCGTAGTAACCCACTACCGCCTGCAGACCGACCCCGACAACCCCGGCAAGCTCCGCGTCGACCCCAACGCCAAGCTGGAAGAGGAGCTGGTGGTGCGCCCCACTTCGGAGGCCATCATCTGGAGCACCTACAAAGGCTGGATCCAGAGCTACCGCGACCTGCCGCTGCTCATCAACCAGTGGGCCAACGTGGTACGCTGGGAAATGCGCACCCGCCTGTTTCTGCGCACCGCCGAGTTTCTGTGGCAGGAAGGCCACACCGCCCACGCTACCGCCGAAGAAGCCGTAGCCGAAACCCGCCAGATGCTGGAGGTGTACGCCCAGTTTGCCGAGGAGTGGATGGCGCTGCCCGTAGTGAAGGGCGTGAAAACCGAAAACGAGCGGTTTGCCGGCGCCGAGGACACCTATTGCATCGAAGGGCTGATGCAGGATGGCAAGGCCCTGCAGGCCGGCACCTCGCACTTCCTGGGCCAGAACTTCGCCAAGGCGTTTGACGTGCAGTTCCAAAGCAAGGAAGGCGGCCTGGAGTACGTATGGGGCACCAGCTGGGGCGTGAGCACGCGCCTGATGGGTGCCCTCGTGATGGCCCACTCCGACGACGAAGGCCTGGTGCTGCCACCCAAGCTGGCCCCCATTCAGGTGGTCATCGTGCCCATCTACAAGTCCGGCCAGCTCGACGAGCTGCTGGAGCGCATCCGCCCGATGCAGATGGGGCTGCTTGAGCGTGGTATTTCGGTGAAAGTGGACGACCGCGACACCGAGCGCCCTGGCTACAAGTTTGCCGAGTGGGAGCTGAAAGGCGTGCCCGTTCGCCTGGCCGTGGGCATGCGCGACCTCGACGCCGGTACCGTGGAAGTGGCCCGCCGCGACACCAAGGAAAAGATGAACCTGCCCCTGGCCGACATCGTGAACAGCGTAGCCGCGCTGCTCGACGACATCCAGACCAACATCTACAACCGCGCCCACAAGTTCCGCGAGACGCACACGCACCGCGTGGATACCTACGAGCAGTTCAAGCAGGCGCTGGAAGGCGAAGGCGGCTTCGTGGTGGCCCACTGGGATGGCACCCCCGAAACCGAGGAGCGCATCAAGGAGGAAACCAAAGCCACCATCCGGTGCATGGCCCTCTCGGAACCCGACGAGGACGGCACCTGCATCCTGACCGGCAAGCCCAGCAAGCGCCGCGTGTACTTCGCCCGGGCCTACTAA